A single Salmo salar chromosome ssa19, Ssal_v3.1, whole genome shotgun sequence DNA region contains:
- the LOC106579160 gene encoding probable phosphatase phospho1 isoform X1 produces MFTGVGEPPSHRSPNMAASSVPSTTPVPSPPKRFLVLFDFDETIVNESSDDAVVRAAPGQQLPDWLRHSYREGYYNEQMQRILAYMAEQGVTEDSIRSKVEQIPPTPGLLTLFQYLQSRKQDFELVVVSDANMYFIEAWLERAGARHLFHRIFTNPASFDAQGRLVLLPFHAHGCQRCPDNMCKQVIVREYLSRRQQERGGCPFQRVFYVGDGANDICPMLALGPRDTAFPRRHFPMHRLLQEMQDAGTEGLKVSVVPWASGQDVVDCLNRLEEER; encoded by the exons ATGTTCACCG GTGTGGGCGAGCCACCGTCCCACCGCTCCCCAAACATGGCTGCCTCATCTGTCCCTTCCACGACCCCGGTCCCGTCCCCTCCCAAACGCTTCCTGGTTCTCTTCGACTTCGACGAGACTATCGTCAACGAGAGCAGCGACGATGCAGTGGTGCGCGCCGCCCCGGGCCAGCAGCTCCCCGATTGGCTGAGACACTCGTACCGCGAGGGCTACTACAACGAGCAAATGCAGCGCATCCTGGCCTACATGGCTGAGCAGGGCGTCACTGAGGACTCAATTCGCTCCAAGGTCGAGCAAATTCCCCCCACGCCCGGCCTTCTCACTCTCTTCCAGTACCTCCAGTCCCGCAAGCAGGACTTTGAGTTGGTGGTGGTCTCCGACGCAAACATGTACTTCATTGAGGCATGGCTGGAGAGGGCTGGGGCTCGCCACCTCTTCCACAGGATCTTCACCAACCCGGCCAGCTTTGACGCTCAGGGGCGCCTGGTGCTCCTGCCCTTTCACGCCCACGGCTGCCAGCGCTGCCCCGATAACATGTGCAAGCAGGTGATTGTACGGGAGTACCTGTCACGGCGGCAGCAGGAGCGCGGCGGCTGCCCCTTCCAGAGGGTGTTCTACGTGGGGGACGGGGCCAACGACATTTGCCCCATGCTGGCCCTGGGGCCCCGCGACACGGCCTTCCCCAGGAGGCACTTTCCCATGCACCGGCTGCTGCAGGAGATGCAGGACGCTGGGACGGAGGGCCTTAAGGTCAGCGTGGTGCCCTGGGCCAGCGGGCAGGACGTGGTGGACTGCCTGAAcaggctggaggaggagagatga
- the LOC106579160 gene encoding probable phosphatase phospho1 isoform X2, with product MAASSVPSTTPVPSPPKRFLVLFDFDETIVNESSDDAVVRAAPGQQLPDWLRHSYREGYYNEQMQRILAYMAEQGVTEDSIRSKVEQIPPTPGLLTLFQYLQSRKQDFELVVVSDANMYFIEAWLERAGARHLFHRIFTNPASFDAQGRLVLLPFHAHGCQRCPDNMCKQVIVREYLSRRQQERGGCPFQRVFYVGDGANDICPMLALGPRDTAFPRRHFPMHRLLQEMQDAGTEGLKVSVVPWASGQDVVDCLNRLEEER from the coding sequence ATGGCTGCCTCATCTGTCCCTTCCACGACCCCGGTCCCGTCCCCTCCCAAACGCTTCCTGGTTCTCTTCGACTTCGACGAGACTATCGTCAACGAGAGCAGCGACGATGCAGTGGTGCGCGCCGCCCCGGGCCAGCAGCTCCCCGATTGGCTGAGACACTCGTACCGCGAGGGCTACTACAACGAGCAAATGCAGCGCATCCTGGCCTACATGGCTGAGCAGGGCGTCACTGAGGACTCAATTCGCTCCAAGGTCGAGCAAATTCCCCCCACGCCCGGCCTTCTCACTCTCTTCCAGTACCTCCAGTCCCGCAAGCAGGACTTTGAGTTGGTGGTGGTCTCCGACGCAAACATGTACTTCATTGAGGCATGGCTGGAGAGGGCTGGGGCTCGCCACCTCTTCCACAGGATCTTCACCAACCCGGCCAGCTTTGACGCTCAGGGGCGCCTGGTGCTCCTGCCCTTTCACGCCCACGGCTGCCAGCGCTGCCCCGATAACATGTGCAAGCAGGTGATTGTACGGGAGTACCTGTCACGGCGGCAGCAGGAGCGCGGCGGCTGCCCCTTCCAGAGGGTGTTCTACGTGGGGGACGGGGCCAACGACATTTGCCCCATGCTGGCCCTGGGGCCCCGCGACACGGCCTTCCCCAGGAGGCACTTTCCCATGCACCGGCTGCTGCAGGAGATGCAGGACGCTGGGACGGAGGGCCTTAAGGTCAGCGTGGTGCCCTGGGCCAGCGGGCAGGACGTGGTGGACTGCCTGAAcaggctggaggaggagagatga